The Procambarus clarkii isolate CNS0578487 chromosome 15, FALCON_Pclarkii_2.0, whole genome shotgun sequence genomic interval CCAGAGCTGTGAGTGTCTCGCCTCACACCCCAGAGCTGTGAGTGTCTCGCCTCACACCCCAGAGGTGTGAGTGTCTCGCCTCACACCTCAGAGGTGTGAGTGTCTCGCTTCACACTCCAGAGGTGTGAGTGTCTCGCCTCACACCCCAGAGCTGTGAGTGCCACGACTCACACCCCAGAGCTGTGAGTGTCTCGCCTCACACCCCAGAGCTGTGAGTGTCTCGCCTCACACCCCAGAGCTGTGAGTGTCTCGCCTCACACCCCAGAGCTGTGAGTGTCTCGCCTCACACCCCAGAGCTGTGAGTGTCTCGACTCACACCCCAGAGCTGTGAGTGTCTCGCCTCACACCTCAGAGGTGTGAGTGTCTCGCCTCACACCTCAGAGGTGTGAGTGTCTCGCCTCACACCTCAGAGCAGTGAGTGTCTcgcctcacaccccagaagtgtgagTGCCACGCCTCACAcctcctaatagagcgtcgcattttgacgtatactctacagcTGGGGCGGATTCATCCTGCGTTTACCCatcttacgaaacctgttcatcttacAAAAATCATCGCggctaaatttatatttattaaagtGATAACGAGCTTTGAAACTTcataacccaaggttattatagtTATAAACAACCTGGTGGAGCTttggagctcgtaaactgtttagtaaatgtaaacAATAACTCCacaattgaggaaagatgaagaGGTTTAGTAAGTGGAAGTGTAAATGTTTGCTGCATCCCGGCTCTAGGTCCATCTTAGTGAGAGTTCTCCCCTCACCTGCTACCTCAGTGACTACACCCGAGCatccatctctctctcactctctccctctataCTTCTCTTTCCTCTCTATTCCCTCTCTCGTTGTCTATCACAACATATTGGAAATGGAAAAAACAGGAAGGGGAAGTGTCTCATTTAATGGGTCAGTAAGCCTAGTATGGGAACGTCAAAAAGGAACAGATAAATATTGGGAACAATGAACAACCTACAAATGGAGCTGAGAGCAGCACAGGAGATAAAACCCTCAAAGAGAACCCTATTCATGTCCAGTACCAGACTACTGATCCCCAAAAAAACTTGAAATATATGGCGACGGAAGGGGATTTCTTCAGTGAAGACACATTAACAGAAGTACAAAGAAGCGATGCACGCAGTAAAGGAGGTTGTCTTGAAAGAAGGCAGTTGAGAAGGATGCAACAAGGTCCACTAGTCAGTTGATGGAAAGGAGCAACAGCAACACTACTTCTACATCCTATCGTCGTAGGTATTAAGGAGCAAGACGACTTTTTTCACGAATAGTGGAAAGCTAAGGATGGATCCTCAGTAACAGTTCCTGAGTGGACGGGGCGACATACAGTATAGAGGTGTTCAGATGAGTCTAATAGGAATAGAGCGATAAAGATTGTATACAGGATTTAGAGCCCAAGAGGAAATTCATGCAAAGTGTTCAATATAATGTAATCCAAGAAGGTATGCCTTCAGAAGGCATGAGCTAAGAGGCCTAAAGAAAAGAAAGGATCCGGGATAACCACAGTCCCGAATCAAACACTCCCAGAGAGGATTGGAAACTCTCCCACAGCAGTTCAGCAACAACAATGTGAAGTACAACAGTCATCACCTCACACCTAAAGATATCCTCCTCACCCTAAGCCTTCACTGCACCCTTACCTGGTCTCCCTCCCTCTGTATATAAGCTTAGGCAAGAATTGAGCCTCCattcccctccccaccaccctccaaAACCCCTATTAACCCAACCAAAGAGCCGTGCCCATGGAACAACCTCCTATACCAGAGGGAAGAGCAAGCGAGCATCAAGGTAATGTCCTCaatcatagatgggattacaaataaagcaaatgaactgtaGGAGAAGTCataagaagaaaacccagatataatTGCAATCACAGAAACGAAATTGAAAGTATCACAACAAATGTAGTGTTTCTGCAGGATTACCATATAGTCAGGAACAGAAGAGGTGGAGGAGTGGTCCTGCTGATAAAGAAGGACTGGGTTTTTTAAAAGAGGGATATCTCATGCTGTCAAGAGGTCAGAGACTACTTGATGAGCACTATGGCAATAGGGGGATGACCaaagataataataatgataatacatAACCCTATAataaattacagtatataaacaacatggcaaccaataatatagTAGAAAGAGCAGGATATGTTGCTTTTAGGAATAACACCAGAGAATAAATCATGGGAGATGCCAACCATTTAAAAACAGACTGCTTAAACAGAGAAGCATTGGTGGTACAGATACCATGTACAGCAGTGTAGCTAACAATGGTGGTACAGATACCATGTACAGCAGTGTAGCTAACAATGGTGGTACAGATACCATGTACAGCAGTGTAGCTAACAATGGTGGTACAGATACCATGTACAGTAGTGTAGCTAACATTGGTGGTACAGATACCATGTACAGTAGTGTAGCTAACATTGGTGGTACAGATACCATGTACAGTAGTGTAGCTAACAATGGTGGTACAGATACCATGTACAGTAGTGTAGCTAACATTGGTGGTACAGATACCATGTACAGTAGTGTAGCTAACAATGGTGGTACAGATACCATGTACAGCAGTGTAGCTAACAATGGTGGTACAGATACCATGTACAGTAGTGTAGCTAACATTGGTGGTACAGATACCATGTACAGTAGTGTAGCTAACATTGGTGGTACAGATACCATGTACAGCAGTGTAGCTAACAATGGTGGTACAGATACCATGTACAGCAGTGTAGCTAACAATGGTGGTACAGATACCATGTACAGCAGTGTAGCTAACAATGTATCTTAAAACTTGTTTAGTCAATATTTGTGATGGGACCCACATGACTGAGAGGTAATGACGAAACAGCTTAACTTGGTCTGATATTTACTCTGAACGAGTCAGACAGGGGAGCACAAACTAACATGGAGCACAAACTATCCTGGAGCACAAACTAACATGGAGCACAAACTAACATGGAGCACAAACTAACATAGAGCACAAACTAACATTGAGCACAAACTAACATGGAGCACAAACTAACATGGAGCACAAACTAACATTGAGCACAAACTAACATGGAGCACAAACTATCCTGGAGCACAAACTAACATGGAGCACAAACTAACATGGAGCACAAACTAACATGGAGCACAAACTAACATGGAGCACAAACTAACATGGAGCACAAACTTACATGGAGCACAAACTAACATGGAGCACAAACTAACATGGAGCACAAACTAACATGGAGCACAAACTAACATGGAGCACAAACTAACATGGAGCACAAACTAACATGGAGCACAAACTAACATGGAGCACAAACTAACATGGAGCACAAACTAACATGGAGCACAAACTAACATGGAGCACAAACTAACATGGAGCACAAACTAACATGGAGCACAAACTAACATGGAGCACAAACTAACATTGAGCACAAACTAACATGGAGCACAAACTATCCTGGAGCACAAACTAACATGGAGCACAAACTAACATGGAGCACAAACTAACATGGAGCACAAACTTTCATGGAGCACAAACTAACATGGAGTACAAACTAACATGAAGCACAAACTAACATGGAGCACAAACTAACATGGAGCACAAACTAACATGGAGTACAAACTATCTTGGAGCACAAACTAACATGGAGCACAAACTATCCTGGAGCACAAACTAACATGGAGCACAAACTAACATGGAGCACAAACTAACATGGAGCACAAACTAACATGGAGCACAAACTAACATGAAGCACAAACTAACATGGAGCACAAACTATCCTGGAGCACAAACTACCATGGAGCACAAACTATCCTGGAGTACAAACTAACATGGAGCACAAACTATCCTGGAGTACAAACTAACATGGAGCACAAACTATCCTGGAGTACAAACTAACATGGAGCACAAACTAACATGGAGTACAAACTATCCTGGAGCACAAACTAACATGGAGCACAAACTATCCTGGAGCACAAACTACCATGGAGCACAAACTATCCTGGAGCACAAACTACCATGGAGTACAAACTAACATGGAGCACAAACTATCCTGGAGCACAAACTATCCTGGAACACAAACTACCATGGAGCACAAACTATCCTGGAGCACAAACTACCATGGAGTACAAACTAACATGAAGCACAAACTATCCTGGAGCACAAACTATCCTGGAGCACAAACTACCATGGAGCACAAACTATCCTGGAGCACAAACTATCCTGGAGCACAAACTAACATGGAGCACAAACTATCCTGGAGCACAAACTATCCAGGAGCACAAACTACCATGGAGCACAAACTACCATGGAGCACAAACTATCCTGGAGCACAAACTATCCTGGAGCACAAACTACCATGGAGCACAAACTATCCTGGAGCACAAACTATCCTGGAGCACAAACTAACATGGAGCACAAACTATCCTGGAGCACAAACTATCCTGGAGCACAAACTACCATGGAGCACAAACTACCATTGAGCACAAACTATCCTGGAGCACAAACTATCCTGGAGTACAAACTAACATGGAGCACAAACTAACATGGAGCACAAACTATCCTGGAGCACAAACTAACATGGAGCACAAACTATCCTGGAGCACAAACTATCCTGGAACACAAACTACCATGGAGTACAAACTAACATGGAGCACAAACTATCCTGGAGCACAAACTATCCTGGAGTACAAACTACCATGGAGCACAAACTATCCTGGAGCACAAACTACCATGGAGCACAAAGCAACAGCCTCATTATGTTGGAAATAACAACCAGTTACATACAACTCTTGTATTCTTATACAATATTTTGTATTAatcacaagtagttactaaaaactACTAGcatatattttatatctgtaaggagaaagttgttcttgtaaactggattagagatactcttaaagctttatgtggaccaagtattagagtggagttaatgaggtttttaatgtttcatattgacataaaatgcaagaaaattaggaatacaataattatgttactttctgattacattttttgtgtgtggataggcaggcaggagggttactgtgtgtggataggcaggcaggagggttactgtgtggggataggcaggcaggagggttactgtgtgtggatagtcaggcaggaaggttactgtgtgaggataggcaggcaggagggttactgtgtgtggatagtcaggcaggagggttactgtgtgtggataggcaggcaggagggttactgtgtgtggataggcaggcaggaaggttactgtgtgtggataggcaggcaggaaggttactgtgtgtggataggcaggcaggaaggttactgtgtgtggataggcaggcaggaaggttactgtgtgtggataggcaggcaggaaggttactgtgtgtggataggcaggcaggaaggttactgtgtgtggataggcaggcaggaaggttactcagtagacaaaatattgaagttcttgcgaggcaggatcaggtataacatttggggtttaaggctcatgctcagtgatgatatggaaaatttgtttactgagaatttttatattatatatataaaggtaataattccccctgtattaatgtaaatatattctccaatttttgtaaatcgtttataggtaaataagtataacattcaggttttttttaaagatcttgttctgtactactgaaacacttgttcactaagaattgtaatgtataattaccttgtaacacttatgtatatgtaatttatattgtatttttttaaataaagataaaaaaaaacttgTAGAATTAATCATCATGATGATTTATAATAGTCAGAGTGACAACGCGAGGAACGACAGCCTGAAACATGAATTATTttcacatttagttggatttataacagtcCATTACCTTTACTAa includes:
- the LOC138364990 gene encoding uncharacterized protein; this encodes MYSSVANNGGTDTMYSSVANNGGTDTMYSSVANNGGTDTMYSSVANIGGTDTMYSSVANIGGTDTMYSSVANNGGTDTMYSSVANIGGTDTMYSSVANNGGTDTMYSSVANNGGTDTMYSSVANIGGTDTMYSSVANIGGTDTMYSSVANNGGTDTMYSSVANNGGTDTMYSSVANNVS